A single Pedobacter sp. PACM 27299 DNA region contains:
- a CDS encoding DUF3050 domain-containing protein, translated as MENRTHTTLERIQQHIEPLRQEIIQHKVYGVINDLEDLRIFMEYHIYAVWDFMSLLKALQINLTCTSIPWFPVGSGNTRALINEIVAGEESDVDAEGVKKSHFEMYLDAMQQCGADIKPIGIFLEALKSGKTMNAAYEAAGTPLEAKEFVDFTFQVIDEKQAHIQASTFTFGREDLIPNMFLTMVNDLNQKFPDQISLFKYYLDRHIEVDGDHHSHLSLEMTAELCGSNEAYWLAAEEMSVESLRKRIGLWDGAYQAIMNRKA; from the coding sequence ATGGAAAACAGAACACACACTACCCTGGAAAGAATTCAACAGCATATTGAACCTTTAAGACAGGAGATCATTCAGCATAAAGTTTACGGTGTCATCAACGACCTGGAAGATTTAAGGATCTTTATGGAATACCATATTTATGCAGTCTGGGATTTTATGTCCCTTTTAAAAGCCTTACAGATTAATCTGACCTGTACCAGTATTCCATGGTTTCCGGTTGGTTCTGGAAATACCCGCGCGTTAATCAACGAGATTGTCGCAGGTGAAGAATCAGATGTTGACGCTGAGGGGGTTAAAAAGAGTCATTTTGAAATGTACCTGGATGCTATGCAGCAATGTGGCGCGGATATCAAGCCAATTGGCATATTTCTGGAGGCCTTAAAATCAGGAAAAACGATGAATGCGGCTTATGAAGCTGCAGGAACTCCGCTGGAGGCCAAAGAATTTGTTGATTTTACCTTTCAGGTGATTGATGAAAAACAAGCACATATCCAGGCGAGTACTTTCACCTTTGGCAGAGAAGACCTGATTCCAAACATGTTTTTAACGATGGTTAACGACTTAAATCAGAAGTTTCCTGACCAGATTTCCCTGTTTAAATATTACTTAGACCGACATATAGAAGTAGATGGAGATCACCATAGCCATCTTTCCTTAGAAATGACAGCGGAACTTTGCGGCAGTAACGAAGCTTATTGGCTGGCTGCAGAAGAAATGAGCGTGGAATCTTTAAGAAAAAGAATCGGACTTTGGGATGGTGCTTATCAAGCCATCATGAACCGTAAAGCTTAA